A genomic stretch from Candidatus Nitrotoga arctica includes:
- a CDS encoding YncE family protein → MFNFPKNFTSLQFLVGLALSAASTSALAFCYPLNYKHEHAIAVNPASNKIYAANMVFANNTCRIDSYEFQYADVTVIDGATNQIATDFLYSLTFLTGGGASPDLIAVAVNLATNKIYVADFRVVAVIDGTNNTFEIVPTGVSPHVVAVNPVTNRIYVTNNNNTVTILDGATNSILSTVAVGSDNSTFMHAIVVNPVTNKIYVTNGGDDTVTIINGATIPPRTVSTVATGKHPFAVAVNTVTNRIYVTNNDNSVTIIDGATNSIISTLAVGSDNSSFKQALVVNPVTNKIYVINGGNDTITIIDGATNTTSTLATGVTPRAVALNEKTNKIYVANYGSNSVTVIDGATNTTTTVTVGTHPNSLAVNPETNKVYVTSEDDDAVTVIDSSIVVEFYNTQLDNYFLTANTSEAIAIDGGSAGPCWIRTGNTFKSGGSTAVCRFYGSQSPGPNSHFYTLLGAECDNLKQLQANIPATEKRWNLENLDFLSTLPIDGTCASGLLPVYRAYNNGFTRGIDSNHRISTSPAAIQEVINRGWINEGVVMCAPN, encoded by the coding sequence ATGTTTAACTTTCCGAAAAATTTTACTTCGCTCCAATTCCTGGTCGGGCTAGCGCTCAGTGCTGCTTCAACATCGGCGCTAGCTTTTTGTTACCCTCTTAACTACAAGCATGAGCATGCCATTGCGGTTAACCCCGCGAGCAATAAAATTTATGCCGCGAACATGGTTTTTGCGAATAATACTTGTAGAATTGACTCTTACGAATTCCAATATGCAGACGTCACCGTCATCGATGGCGCGACCAATCAGATTGCTACTGATTTCCTATATTCCCTTACTTTTCTAACTGGTGGTGGCGCGTCACCGGATTTGATTGCAGTGGCGGTAAACCTCGCGACGAACAAGATTTACGTGGCTGACTTCAGGGTCGTCGCAGTGATAGATGGCACGAATAATACTTTCGAAATCGTGCCTACTGGAGTATCCCCACACGTTGTGGCAGTGAACCCCGTGACAAATAGGATTTATGTTACGAACAATAACAATACCGTCACCATCCTCGATGGTGCGACCAATTCCATTCTAAGCACCGTGGCCGTTGGATCGGATAACTCCACGTTCATGCACGCAATTGTAGTAAATCCGGTGACCAACAAAATTTATGTAACAAACGGGGGTGACGACACCGTCACGATCATAAACGGTGCGACTATCCCCCCCAGAACCGTGAGTACCGTGGCTACAGGAAAACACCCTTTCGCTGTGGCAGTGAACACTGTGACAAACAGAATTTATGTTACGAATAATGACAATAGCGTCACCATCATCGATGGTGCGACCAATTCCATCATAAGCACCTTGGCCGTAGGATCAGATAACTCCTCCTTCAAGCAAGCACTTGTAGTAAATCCAGTGACCAACAAAATTTATGTAATAAACGGAGGCAACGACACCATCACTATCATCGACGGCGCTACCAACACCACCAGCACGTTGGCGACCGGAGTTACGCCACGTGCAGTTGCCCTAAATGAAAAAACGAACAAGATTTACGTGGCAAACTATGGCAGTAATAGCGTCACAGTAATCGACGGCGCTACCAACACCACGACCACCGTGACCGTCGGGACGCATCCAAACTCTTTGGCAGTGAACCCGGAGACCAACAAGGTTTATGTGACAAGCGAAGATGATGACGCCGTCACCGTGATCGACAGCAGCATCGTTGTCGAATTCTACAACACCCAACTCGACAATTACTTTCTTACCGCCAATACAAGTGAAGCGATCGCCATCGACGGCGGCAGCGCGGGGCCTTGTTGGATACGTACCGGCAATACGTTCAAATCTGGGGGTAGTACCGCTGTCTGCCGTTTCTATGGGAGTCAATCACCTGGCCCGAATTCACATTTTTATACTCTGCTCGGTGCGGAATGCGACAACCTCAAACAGTTGCAAGCAAACATACCGGCTACGGAAAAACGATGGAATCTTGAGAACCTGGACTTTCTTTCAACCCTTCCCATCGACGGCACTTGTGCGAGCGGGTTGCTGCCAGTTTATCGAGCATACAACAACGGATTTACGCGAGGCATCGACAGTAATCATCGCATCAGTACAAGCCCAGCCGCCATACAAGAAGTGATCAATCGGGGCTGGATAAATGAAGGTGTCGTTATGTGTGCACCGAACTAA